The sequence GGATGGGTCGAGGATGATCGAAACCGGGTAGCCAAGTTGCCCGTCGTAGGCGACGTCGATGACGTCTCCATCCGCGTTTGCTTCGATCAGCGCAAACAGCCCTTCGATCGTCGGGTCCAGGAATTCGACGATGGCGACCGAGCCGGCGGGTGAGCTCGTTCGGATCACGCCGGCCACTTCGCCGGAATGGACTGTGATCTGAAACGGGCCTCTCACTTCTTCGGGGCAGTAACAATCGACTGTGAGCTGGTACCGGTAGGACTCCGGACCTCGTTCGGACCACGTTTGCTGTCGATCGGCCAACCGCTCGATG comes from Acidimicrobiia bacterium and encodes:
- a CDS encoding DUF6174 domain-containing protein, translated to MTVVQRTLLIGIALTLAACSGGTIERLADRQQTWSERGPESYRYQLTVDCYCPEEVRGPFQITVHSGEVAGVIRTSSPAGSVAIVEFLDPTIEGLFALIEANADGDVIDVAYDGQLGYPVSIILDPSADNFDDELSVFVRNLEATEG